The following are encoded together in the Portunus trituberculatus isolate SZX2019 chromosome 25, ASM1759143v1, whole genome shotgun sequence genome:
- the LOC123508922 gene encoding protein obstructor-E-like, whose protein sequence is MWSIVEAPLLLLLLATAEGQRRPRPQDTQLAAAPQQQQVVSQCPLPDGFFADAQQCDKYYQCVDNVITEKLCPDGLAFVDHNPRIEKCDYISAVDCAGRAELQPAQPAGACLRQNGYFFHPDETVCNQFFFCSEGTGNLVTCPTGLVFSGTSNNCVWADEAGRAGCATPGGGPAFECPKVTHDVAVAHPRYADPNDCQYFYVCIDGVSPRRNGCTFGQVFNSVIGTCTSPAETPECANYYTEYFDDYFKTLNTGGRPRGDILAAAFEAGYNIPPHALGKIDRSPNPGVAATFAAAAPAESPRQPPRRRRPTAAAPAPAPAAIPTGVDSFSLSTGLGAAAQAVPVGPPALAADPAPTGPRRRRPLVSVRRAQRP, encoded by the exons CCGAGGGTCAGAGGCGGCCCCGTCCCCAGGATACACAACTCGCCGCAGCgccccagcagcagcaggttgtCTCTCAGTGCCCGCTGCCCGATGGCTTTTTCGCAGACGCCCAGCAGTGTGACAAATACTACCAATGTGTGGACAATGTGATCACGGAAAAGCTGTGTCCCGACGGTTTGGCCTTTGTGGACCACAACCCGCGGATAGAAAAGTGTGACTATATCAGCGCCGTAGATTGTGCTGGACGAGCTGAGCTGC AGCCTGCTCAGCCAGCTGGAGCCTGCCTCCGACAGAATGGATATTTCTTCCACCCAGATGAAACGGTGTGCAACCAGTTCTTCTTCTGTTCTGAAGGTACCGGTAATTTGGTCACCTGCCCCACTGGTCTTGTCTTCTCCGGAACAAGCAACAACTGCGTTTGGGCGGATGAAGCAGGACGCGCAGGCTGCGCTACGCCCGGAG gtGGCCCCGCCTTTGAGTGCCCCAAGGTGACCCATGACGTGGCAGTGGCTCATCCCCGCTACGCCGATCCCAATGACTGTCAGTACTTCTACGTGTGCATTGATGGAGTCAGTCCAAGAAGGAACGGCTGCACCTTCGGCCAAGTCTTCAACTCCGTTATTGGAACTTGCACATCCCCGGCAGAAACTCCTGAGTG CGCCAACTACTACACAGAGTACTTCGACGATTACTTTAAGACTCTCAACACCGGGGGTCGCCCAAGAGGTGACATCCTTGCAGCTGCCTTCGAAGCAGGATACAACATTCCTCCCCACGCCTTAGGCAAGATCGACAGGTCCCCTAATCCGGGGGTGGCTGCCACTTTCGCCGCTGCCGCCCCTGCCGAGTCGCCCAGGCA GCCACCACGCAGAAGACGCCCCACAGCAGCCGCCCCAGCCCCTGCTCCCGCTGCTATTCCCACCGGAGTCGATAGCTTCAGTTTATCCACTGGCCTCGGTGCCGCCGCTCAAGCTGTCCCAGTTGGGCCCCCTGCTCTTGCCGCGGACCCTGCCCCCACTGGACCCAGACGCCGTCGCCCGCTCGTCTCCGTCAGAAGAGCTCAGAGGCCTTAA